A single window of Hymenobacter sp. APR13 DNA harbors:
- a CDS encoding alginate O-acetyltransferase AlgX-related protein yields the protein MAASFSASSATQATAPPSAPRSGPKRLLFGLLLLLLLAPALQAKFHWVKVAPLDGFFDENKHPDFAWEDLRNGTYQPRLEAYLEENLGFRSWFLRLHNQLVYSLFNQTTISTVVAGKDDVLFQPLSIDVYQGLGYAPAEMDNRVRWLRTVQDSLRAHGTQFLLVMAPGKARILPHLLPEHYAKRPVKPSNYDAVLQATRKYGVNVLDAAALMLRWQDTTKYPLFPRGGTHWSGYATALMADTMFRQVERLTQLDLPDFASRGRTIVTSPDSIRFTDDDIQKILNRMWEVAPYPMAYPNVQFAADSATKKKANALIIGDSFAQSFYNFYPYYQRLFTPEARYWAGNEYVFWPEKAPGSHTVKDLDLKQELQGRDIVIIICTEQNLGQLGFGFINSAYRMYRPRTAADEAAINQLAQELEKKASWEEISNDPNFARTVHYKAEAIYDETH from the coding sequence GTGGCTGCTTCTTTCTCTGCTTCTTCTGCTACTCAAGCCACTGCACCGCCGTCCGCGCCCCGGTCGGGGCCCAAGCGCCTGCTGTTCGGCCTGTTGCTGCTCCTGCTGCTCGCCCCGGCCCTGCAGGCTAAATTTCACTGGGTGAAGGTGGCCCCGCTTGATGGCTTCTTTGATGAGAACAAGCATCCCGATTTTGCGTGGGAGGACTTGCGAAACGGCACCTACCAGCCGCGGCTGGAAGCGTACCTAGAGGAAAACCTGGGCTTTCGGAGCTGGTTTCTGCGCCTGCATAATCAGCTGGTATACTCGCTGTTCAACCAGACCACCATTTCCACAGTAGTGGCCGGCAAAGACGACGTGCTGTTTCAGCCGCTCAGCATCGATGTATACCAGGGGCTGGGGTACGCGCCGGCAGAGATGGACAACCGGGTGCGCTGGCTCCGGACGGTGCAGGACTCGCTGCGGGCGCACGGCACGCAGTTTCTGCTGGTGATGGCGCCCGGCAAGGCCCGCATTCTGCCCCATCTGCTACCTGAGCACTATGCCAAGCGGCCGGTGAAGCCTAGCAACTACGATGCGGTGCTGCAGGCCACCCGCAAGTACGGCGTAAATGTGCTCGATGCCGCCGCCCTAATGCTGCGCTGGCAGGATACCACCAAGTACCCGTTGTTTCCACGCGGCGGCACCCACTGGAGCGGCTACGCCACGGCCCTGATGGCCGATACCATGTTCCGGCAGGTAGAGCGCCTGACGCAACTGGACTTGCCGGATTTCGCCTCCCGCGGCCGCACCATCGTCACCAGCCCCGACTCTATCCGGTTCACCGACGATGATATTCAGAAGATCCTGAACCGCATGTGGGAAGTGGCGCCGTACCCGATGGCGTATCCGAACGTACAGTTTGCCGCCGACTCGGCCACCAAAAAGAAAGCCAACGCCCTGATCATCGGCGACAGTTTCGCACAGAGCTTCTACAACTTCTACCCCTACTACCAGCGCCTGTTTACGCCGGAGGCCCGCTACTGGGCCGGCAACGAGTATGTGTTCTGGCCGGAAAAAGCCCCCGGCTCCCACACCGTGAAGGATCTGGACCTGAAACAGGAACTGCAGGGGCGCGACATCGTCATCATTATCTGCACCGAGCAGAACCTGGGACAGCTGGGCTTCGGCTTTATCAACAGCGCCTACCGCATGTATCGGCCACGCACGGCGGCCGATGAAGCCGCCATCAATCAGCTGGCTCAGGAATTGGAGAAGAAGGCATCGTGGGAAGAAATTTCCAACGACCCTAACTTCGCCCGCACCGTCCATTATAAGGCTGAGGCCATCTACGACGAGACGCACTAG
- the asnS gene encoding asparagine--tRNA ligase, which translates to MSDLRKTSVQDLLRSTDLDREVLVKGWVRTRRGNKYVQFIAVNDGSGFNSIQVVANAEQFPEEKLKADGVENGAAIAVRGQLVASQGKGQTVEIQATEITVYGSADTAEYPLQKKGHTLEFLREIAHLRPRTNTFGAVLRIRHAMAFAVHQYFNDHGYFYVHTPIITGSDAEGAGQMFRVTTLPEQNPPLDDAGHVDYKQDFFGKATNLTVSGQLEGELAAMALGKIYTFGPTFRAENSNTARHLAEFWMIEPEVAFNDLHDNMDLAEDFLKSLVRYALAHCPDDLQFLNDQYDKELLARLQFVVDNDFKRLTYTEAVEILKSAKQKFEFPVDWGTDLQSEHERYLVEKHFKKPVILTNYPKDIKAFYMKLDDDGRTVRAMDVLFPGIGEIIGGSQREEDLQKLRTRMQEMHVPEEDLWWYLDTRRYGSAPHAGFGLGFERLILFVTGMANIRDVIPFPRFPKSAEF; encoded by the coding sequence ATGTCCGACCTCCGAAAGACCAGCGTGCAGGACCTGCTCCGCAGCACCGACCTGGACCGCGAAGTGCTGGTGAAAGGCTGGGTCCGCACCCGCCGCGGCAACAAATACGTGCAGTTCATTGCCGTGAATGACGGCTCCGGCTTCAATTCCATCCAGGTGGTGGCCAACGCCGAGCAGTTTCCGGAGGAAAAGCTGAAGGCCGACGGCGTGGAAAACGGCGCCGCCATTGCCGTGCGCGGCCAGCTGGTAGCCTCGCAGGGCAAAGGACAGACGGTGGAAATCCAGGCCACCGAAATTACGGTCTACGGCTCGGCCGATACCGCCGAATATCCGCTGCAGAAGAAGGGCCACACCCTGGAATTCCTGCGCGAAATTGCCCACCTGCGTCCCCGCACCAACACGTTTGGGGCGGTGCTGCGCATCCGGCACGCCATGGCGTTTGCGGTGCACCAGTACTTCAACGACCACGGCTACTTCTACGTCCACACGCCCATCATCACCGGTTCCGATGCCGAAGGCGCCGGCCAGATGTTCCGCGTAACCACGCTGCCCGAGCAGAACCCGCCGCTGGATGATGCCGGCCACGTAGACTACAAGCAGGACTTTTTCGGCAAAGCCACCAACCTCACCGTGTCGGGGCAGCTGGAAGGCGAGCTGGCGGCCATGGCGCTGGGCAAAATCTACACGTTCGGCCCCACGTTCCGGGCCGAAAACTCCAACACGGCCCGCCACCTGGCCGAGTTCTGGATGATTGAGCCCGAAGTGGCCTTCAACGACCTGCACGACAACATGGACCTGGCCGAGGACTTCCTCAAGAGCCTCGTGCGCTACGCCCTGGCCCATTGCCCCGACGACCTGCAGTTCCTCAACGACCAGTACGACAAGGAGCTGCTGGCCCGCCTGCAGTTTGTGGTCGACAACGACTTCAAGCGCCTCACCTACACCGAGGCCGTGGAAATCCTGAAATCGGCCAAGCAGAAGTTCGAGTTTCCGGTGGACTGGGGCACCGACCTGCAGAGCGAGCATGAGCGCTACCTCGTGGAAAAGCACTTCAAGAAGCCGGTTATCCTGACCAACTACCCCAAGGATATCAAGGCTTTCTACATGAAGCTCGACGACGACGGCCGCACCGTGCGCGCCATGGACGTGCTGTTTCCCGGCATCGGCGAAATCATCGGCGGCTCGCAGCGCGAGGAAGACCTGCAGAAGCTGCGTACGCGCATGCAGGAAATGCACGTGCCCGAGGAAGACCTCTGGTGGTACCTCGATACGCGCCGCTACGGCAGCGCCCCGCACGCCGGCTTCGGCCTGGGCTTCGAGCGCCTCATCCTGTTCGTAACCGGCATGGCCAACATCCGCGACGTCATACCCTTCCCCCGCTTCCCGAAATCGGCGGAGTTTTAA
- a CDS encoding MBOAT family O-acyltransferase, whose translation MVFSSTLFLFYFLPGFLLLYFLAPHRLKNAVALLASLGFYAWGGLPFLALFLASVVVNFVLIRFMDRATVPWHKRLYLTLSIVLNVAMLFYFKYANFFLENASAVNTALGGAALTWQKVVLPIGISFFTFEKLTYTIDVYRGVNRPLRSFWDFLLYIMLFPKMIAGPIVRFHEIAGQLTDRRAFDTVDHKLAGLFRFGIGLAKKVLIANVLGAEADRLFALPPAELSAPLAWLGAVAYTFQIYFDFSGYSDMAIGLGRIMGFQFPENFNNSYVSRSITEFWQRWHITLGRWMRDYLYIPLGGNRVSPSRLYVNLWTVFILSGFWHGAAWNFIVWGAFHGLFLVLDRLFLLRVYQRIGALSIVPTFLVTVVGWVMFRAESLGAALAYLQRMFGGGLSPLPYFTTEFWAVLALAAGCSFVAALPRVERWQVGLLAGERLALPRAVGLSVATAVLLVLSAGALLGSSFNPFIYFRF comes from the coding sequence ATGGTTTTTAGCAGTACGCTCTTCCTGTTTTACTTTCTGCCGGGCTTCCTGCTGCTCTATTTCCTGGCCCCGCACCGGCTCAAGAATGCCGTGGCCCTGCTCGCCAGCCTCGGCTTCTACGCCTGGGGCGGGCTGCCCTTCCTGGCCCTGTTCCTGGCTTCGGTGGTCGTCAATTTCGTGCTCATCCGCTTCATGGACCGCGCTACCGTGCCCTGGCACAAGCGCCTCTACCTCACGCTCAGCATCGTGCTCAACGTGGCCATGCTGTTCTATTTCAAGTACGCCAACTTCTTCCTCGAAAACGCCAGCGCCGTCAACACGGCCCTCGGCGGGGCGGCCCTCACCTGGCAGAAGGTCGTGCTGCCCATCGGCATCTCCTTCTTCACCTTCGAGAAGCTCACCTACACCATCGACGTCTACCGCGGCGTCAACCGCCCGCTGCGCTCGTTCTGGGATTTCCTGCTCTACATCATGCTCTTTCCCAAGATGATTGCCGGCCCCATCGTGCGCTTCCACGAAATTGCCGGCCAGCTCACCGACCGCCGCGCCTTCGACACGGTCGACCACAAGCTGGCCGGTTTGTTCCGCTTCGGCATCGGCCTGGCCAAGAAAGTGCTCATTGCCAACGTGCTCGGCGCTGAGGCTGACCGCCTCTTCGCCCTGCCCCCGGCCGAGCTTTCGGCCCCGCTGGCCTGGCTCGGGGCCGTGGCCTACACGTTCCAGATCTACTTCGACTTCTCCGGCTACTCCGACATGGCCATCGGCCTGGGCCGGATCATGGGCTTCCAGTTTCCCGAGAACTTCAACAATTCGTACGTGTCGCGCTCCATCACCGAGTTCTGGCAGCGCTGGCACATCACGCTGGGCCGCTGGATGCGCGACTACCTCTACATTCCGCTCGGCGGCAACCGGGTGAGCCCGAGCCGGCTGTATGTGAACCTGTGGACCGTATTCATCCTCTCGGGCTTCTGGCACGGGGCGGCGTGGAACTTCATCGTGTGGGGCGCCTTCCACGGGCTGTTTCTGGTGCTGGACCGGCTGTTTCTGCTGCGCGTGTACCAGCGCATCGGCGCCTTGAGCATCGTGCCGACTTTCCTGGTGACGGTGGTGGGCTGGGTGATGTTCCGGGCCGAGAGTTTGGGGGCGGCGCTGGCCTACCTGCAGCGCATGTTCGGGGGCGGGCTCTCGCCGCTGCCCTACTTCACCACCGAGTTCTGGGCCGTGCTGGCGCTGGCGGCGGGCTGCTCGTTTGTGGCGGCACTGCCGCGGGTGGAGCGCTGGCAGGTGGGCCTGCTGGCGGGCGAGCGGCTGGCGCTGCCGCGGGCCGTGGGCCTGAGCGTGGCCACGGCCGTGCTGCTGGTGCTGAGCGCGGGGGCCCTGCTGGGCAGCTCGTTCAATCCGTTCATTTATTTCCGCTTCTAG
- a CDS encoding FAD-dependent oxidoreductase yields MPTETNLAPADALQDGEMRTYSAHGTDVLLIRRAGRYHALAAHCPHYGAPLEKGRLVGEQLVCPWHHACFRVADGALCEPPALDALPAFPVRVHEGRVWVQVPRNPPASAASPDATPTALVGGQPQAPSAAAPDDRTFVVVGGGAAGQFAAQTLRQEGFGGRIMLVTAEAALPYDRTKLSKPYLAGKADKKALPLRQPDFYEQHDIEVLTDTRATGLHLRTRELKLSGRGPLHYDKLLLAPGGTPSLLPALPGHDLANVLPLRTPTDADAIRKAAGPDARIVIIGAGFIGMEAAASLAAEGRHVTVVAQEKEPFERVLGPKIGAMFRNLHRRHGVRFKPEAAVAELVGEQGRVVGVQLKAGQLLPADVVVLGVGVRPATEFLAHTFELEKDGGLRVDAQLLAAEHVYAAGDIARFPLAAGLGQHRVEHWRVAQQQGAAAARNMLGQAKPFAAVPFFWTQQFGKSLRYVGHAEAWDEIIFHGDVRRHNFLALYAHQNRIVAAAAMNRDDDMICIEALMAAGQMPTPTTARRKQNWPKLLAAAQKE; encoded by the coding sequence ATGCCCACCGAGACCAACCTCGCCCCCGCCGACGCCCTGCAGGACGGCGAAATGCGCACCTACTCCGCCCACGGCACCGACGTGCTGCTGATTCGCCGCGCCGGCCGCTACCACGCGCTGGCCGCGCATTGCCCGCACTACGGCGCGCCGCTGGAAAAGGGCCGCCTGGTGGGCGAGCAGCTGGTATGTCCCTGGCACCACGCCTGCTTCCGCGTGGCGGATGGCGCCCTCTGCGAGCCGCCGGCGCTGGATGCCCTGCCCGCCTTCCCGGTGCGCGTGCACGAAGGCCGGGTGTGGGTGCAGGTGCCCCGCAATCCGCCCGCCTCCGCCGCCAGCCCCGATGCCACGCCTACGGCCCTGGTGGGCGGCCAGCCCCAGGCCCCCAGCGCCGCCGCGCCCGACGACCGCACGTTTGTGGTAGTGGGCGGCGGCGCAGCCGGCCAGTTTGCGGCCCAGACGCTCCGGCAGGAAGGCTTCGGCGGGCGCATTATGCTGGTGACGGCCGAGGCCGCCCTGCCCTACGACCGCACCAAGCTCAGCAAACCCTACCTGGCTGGCAAAGCCGATAAAAAGGCCCTGCCGTTGCGCCAGCCCGATTTCTACGAGCAGCACGATATCGAAGTGCTGACCGACACCCGGGCCACCGGCCTGCACCTGCGCACCCGCGAGTTGAAGCTGAGCGGCCGTGGCCCCCTGCACTACGACAAGCTGCTGCTGGCTCCCGGCGGCACCCCCAGCCTGCTGCCTGCCCTGCCCGGCCACGACCTCGCCAACGTGCTGCCCCTGCGCACCCCCACCGATGCCGACGCCATCCGGAAAGCCGCCGGTCCGGACGCGCGCATCGTTATCATCGGTGCTGGGTTTATCGGGATGGAAGCCGCCGCCAGCCTGGCCGCCGAAGGCCGGCATGTGACGGTGGTAGCGCAGGAAAAGGAGCCTTTTGAGCGGGTGCTGGGCCCGAAAATCGGAGCCATGTTCCGCAATCTGCATCGGCGGCACGGGGTGCGCTTCAAGCCCGAAGCCGCGGTGGCTGAGCTGGTAGGCGAGCAGGGCCGCGTGGTGGGCGTGCAGCTTAAAGCAGGCCAGCTTCTGCCCGCCGATGTGGTGGTGCTGGGCGTGGGCGTGCGGCCTGCCACCGAGTTTCTGGCCCACACCTTCGAGCTGGAAAAAGACGGTGGCCTGCGCGTGGATGCCCAGCTACTAGCCGCCGAGCACGTGTACGCCGCCGGCGACATTGCGCGCTTCCCGCTGGCCGCTGGCTTGGGGCAGCACCGCGTAGAGCACTGGCGCGTGGCGCAGCAGCAGGGCGCCGCCGCTGCCCGCAACATGCTGGGCCAAGCCAAACCCTTCGCCGCGGTGCCGTTCTTCTGGACCCAGCAGTTCGGCAAGAGCCTGCGCTACGTGGGCCACGCCGAAGCATGGGACGAAATCATCTTCCACGGCGACGTGCGCCGCCACAACTTCCTGGCCCTCTACGCCCACCAGAACCGCATAGTAGCCGCCGCCGCCATGAACCGCGACGACGACATGATCTGCATCGAAGCCTTGATGGCCGCGGGCCAGATGCCCACGCCCACCACCGCACGCCGCAAGCAGAACTGGCCCAAGTTGCTGGCGGCGGCACAGAAGGAATAG